In Streptomyces liangshanensis, the DNA window CGTCCGAGCCACAGCAGGAACCGGGGGCCCGACCGCGCGTCGGGAATGCCCGGATCTGGATACGGAAGGTCGCGAATCTGCATGATGTCCCATGACTGGTGGAGTGGCCCAAACCGTGCAAGGTTCGCCCTCCCGCCCGGCCCGGAGCAATCGATTTTCTCCCCGACGAGCGGAATCGAGCCATCCGCCGGGCCACGGGCAGGTGGCCGGCAGTGCCGCGCGGGATCAGCAGCGCCGCGCCGCCGTCCCGTCGACCAGGGCCTCCAGCAGCCCGCCCAGCGTCTCGCGCTGCTCGCCGGTCAGCGGCGCCAGGATCTCCGTGGCGGCCGAACGCCGGGCCAGGCGAAGCGACTTGAGCGTGGCCGTGCCGGTGTCGGTCAGCTCGATCCGTACCACCCTGCGATTGGTCGGGTCGGGGGCGCGGCGGACCCAGCCGCTCGCCTCCAGACCGTCGACCAGCGTGGTCACCGCGCGGGGGACCACTTCCAGCCGCGCGGCCAGATCGGCCATCCGGGGCGGGGTGTCGTACGTCGCGACCGTGCGCAGCAGTCTCGCCTGCGCGGGCGTGATGCCGATCGGCTCCAGCTGGCGCTTCTGGAGGCGATGGAGCCGCCGGGTCAGACGCAACAGCTGCTCGGCCAGCATGCCGTCGGCATCGGGGGTGTCCATGGCGGAATAATATCAGGACCACGCTCATTGTGAGCATAGGTAACAGTCGGCTATGCTCAGGGAAGTATCGACACCTCTCGAAGGAGCCCATGAACCCGCACGTGAATCCGCACGCCTCCACCTGGACACCCTCGCCCAGCAACAGGAACAGCACTGGGACCAGCCCCGGCACCGGTCCGGCCGCCGACATCAGCGCCGGCACCAAGGCCGTCGACGGTACCGGCGCAAGACCCGACGGCCCCGACAGCGGCGCGCCCGGCCAGGAGCAGCCCGCCGAGCTGCGGCGCATCTTCCGTCTCTTCCGCCCCTACCGCGGCCGTCTCGCCGTCGTGGGCCTGCTCGTCGGCGCCTCGTCGCTGGTCTCCGTCGCCTCGCCGTTCCTGCTGCGCGAGATCCTCGACACCGCGATCCCCCAAGGGCGTACGGGCCTGCTGAGCCTGCTCGCCCTCGGCATGATCCTCACCGCCGTCGTCAACAGCGTGTTCGGCGTCCTCCAGACCCTCATCTCCACGACGGTCGGCCAGCGCGTCATGCACGACCTGCGCACCGGCGTGTACGCCCAGCTCCAGCGCATGCCGCTCGCCTTCTTCACCAGGACCCGGACCGGCGAGGTCCAGTCGCGCATCGCCAACGACATCGGCGGCATGCAGGCGACCGTGACCTCCACCGCGACCTCCCTGGTCTCCAACCTCACGGCCGTCGTCGCCACGGTCGTCGCGATGCTCGCGCTGGACTGGCGGCTCACGCTCGTCTCCATGCTCCTGCTGCCGGTCTTCGTGTGGATCAGCCGCCGCGTCGGCCGCGAGCGCAAGAAGATCACCACCCAGCGCCAGCGCCAGATGGCCACGATGGCGGCCAACATCACCGAGTCGCTTTCCGTCAGCGGCATCCTCCTCGGCCGCACGATGGGCCGGGCCGACTCGCTCACGAAGGCGTTCGCCGACGAGTCCGAGCAGCTCGTGGATCTGGAAGTGCGGTCGAACATGGCCGGACGCTGGCGCATGTCGACCATCGGCATCGTGATGGCCGCCATGCCCGCGGTCATCTACTGGGTCGCGGGCCTCGCGCTGCACGCGAGCGGGACCGCCGTCTCCATCGGCACGCTCGTCGCCTTCGTCTCGCTCCAGCAGGGCCTGTTCCGCCCGGCGGTGAGCCTGCTCTCCACCGGTGTGCAGATGCAGACGTCCCTGGCGCTCTTCCAGCGCATCTTCGAATACCTCGACCTGCGGGTCGACATCACCGAGCCCGCCGAGCCCGTCCGTCTCGACAAGATCGGCGGCGAGGTCCGCTTCGAGGGCGTCGACTTCAGTTACGAGGGCAAGGGCGGCCGGACCCTGAGCGGCATCGACCTCACGGTCCCGGCCGGCGGCAGCCTCGCCGTCGTCGGGCCCACGGGATCCGGCAAGTCGACCCTCAGCTACCTGGTGCCCCGGCTGTACGACGTGACCGGCGGCCGGGTCCTCCTCGACGGGGTGGACGTACGGGACCTGGACTTCGACACCCTCGCCCGCGCGGTCGGAGTCGTCTCCCAGGAGACCTACCTCTTCCACGCGTCCGTCGCCGAGAACCTCCGCTTCGCCAAGCCGGACGCCACGGACGAGGAGATCGAGACGGCCGCCAGGGCCGCCCAGATCCACGACCACATCGCCTCGCTGCCCGACGGGTACGACACCCTCGTCGGCGAGCGCGGATACCGGTTCTCCGGCGGCGAGAAGCAGCGCCTGGCCATCGCCAGGACGATCCTGCGCGACCCGCCCGTCCTGATCCTGGACGAGGCCACCAGCGCGCTGGACACCCGTACGGAACAGGCGGTGCAGCAGGCCATCGACGCGCTCTCCGAAGGACGTACCACCCTCACCATCGCCCACCGGCTCTCCACGATCAGGGACGCCGACCAGATCGTCGTCCTGGACGCGGGGCGCGTCGTGGAGCGGGGCACGCACGAGGAGCTGCTGCGGGAGGACGGGCGGTACGCGGCGCTGGTCCGCAGGGACACGCGGCCCGCGGGGGCCGGGGAGAGCCTGCCCCCGGCGGAGGACCTGGCGGCGCTCGCGCCCCGGGGCTGAGCCGGCGCGCGGGGCGTCCCCGAGGTCGCCCGTGTCGCCGACCGCCACGTGCCGTGATCGGCGATCACCCGGGGTTAGCGTGCCCGTATGACCTACGAGCCTGTGAGGCGCCGGCCGGGGCGCCGCCCCCGGCTGACGGGCCGGGGCCGCCTGGTCCTCATGGCCGGGGCCGTGCTGGTCATCGCGGCCGCGGTGCTGGTGCCCGTACTGATCGACCGGGGCTCGGAAGGCCCGGGACCGGGCAGGCTGGTCGTCCCCGAGGGACAGCGGGCCGCGCAGGTGTACGCCTCCGTGGACCGTGCCCTGGGCCTGGCCGCCGGTACGACGCGCGAGAAGGCCGCGTCCGTACCGCTCGACCTCCCGCCGGCCGCGAGGGACAACCCGGAGGGCTACCTGTTCCCGGCGACGTACCCGGTGAACGCGGAGAGCACCCCGGCGAGTCTGCTCAGCTTCATGGTCAACACCGCGAACCAGCGGTTCGGCGCGCACCACATCAGCGACGGGGCCCGGCTCGACGACGTGAGCGTCTACCAGACCGTCACCCTCGCGAGCATCGTGCAGGCGGAGGCCGCCACGGCGTCCGACATGGGCAAGGTCTCCCGGGTCATCCACAACCGGCTCGCCCGGGGCATGGCGCTCCAGATGGACTCCACCATCAACTACGGGCTCCGGCGCAGCACGCTCGACACCACGTACCAGGACACGGGCATCGACAGCCCGTACAACACGTACGAACGCAAGGGCCTGCCGCCCACGCCGATCGGGAATCCGGGCAACGAGGCGCTGAACGCGGCCGTGCGCCCGACGCGGGGGAACTGGCTGTACTTCGTCACCGTGGCGCCGGGGGACACCCGCTTCACGGCCAGTTACGCGGAGCAGCGGCGGAACGTGGCGGAGTTCAACGCGAACCGGCGGGCCGCGAGCCGCACCGGCTGAGGGGCGGTATGCGCGCCGCCCGGGGTTCACACCGGCTCGGGCACCCGCGCCAGCAGCCGCCTGATGTCCCGTACCGCCGCCCGGCCCGCCCGGTTCGCGCCGATCGTCGAGGCCGAAGGCCCGTACCCCACCAGGTGCACCCGCTCGTCCCGTACGGCCCTGGTCTCCTCGACCTTGATGCCGCCGCCCGGCTCCCGCAGCCTCAGCGGCGCCAGATGGTCCACGGCCGCCCGGAAGCCGGTCGCCCAGAGGATCACGTCGGCCTCGACCGTCCGCCCGTCGTCCCAGGCCACGCCCGTCGGGGTGATCCGGTCGAACATCGGCAGCCGGTCCAGGACGCCTTCCTCGCGGGCCTTCGTGATCGCCTCGTTCACCGGCAGCCCGGTCACGGACACCACGCTCAGCGGCGGAAGCCCCTGGCGGACCCGTTCCTCCACGAGGGCGACGGCCGCCCGGCCCTGCTCCTCGCCGAACGGGCCCTCGCGGAAGACGGGCGGCCGCCGGGTCACCCAGGTCGTGTCCGCCGCCACCTCCGCGATCTCGATCAGGTGCTGGGTCCCGGAGGCGCCGCCGCCCACCACCACGACCCGCAGACCGGCGAACGCGCCGGGGCCCGGGTAGTGCGCCGTGTGCAACTGCCGCCCCAGGAAGGTCTCCTGGCCGGGGTAGCGCGGCCAGAACGGCCGGTCCCAGGTGCCGGTGGCGTTGATCAGCGCCCGCGCCCACCAGACCCCCTCGGACGTCTCGACCCGGAGCCGTCCCGCCCCGCCCTCACGTACCGCCGTCACGTCCACCGGCCGGTGCACCCGCAGGTCGAAACGGTCCTCGTACGCGGCGAAGTAGGCGGCGATCACCTCCGAGGAGGGGCGCTCGTCGTCGGCCGCCGCCGTGGTCAGTTCCATGCCGGGCAGCGAGTGCATGCCGTGGACCCTGCCGTACGTGAGCGAGGGCCACCGGAACTGCCAGGCACCGCCCGGCCGCGGGGCGTGGTCGAGCACGACGAAGTCCCGGTCGGGCTCCAGGCCCGACCGGCGCAGGTGGTGGGCGCCGGACAGACCCGCCTGCCCGGCGCCTATGACCACCACATCGATGTCGCGTACGCCGAAGTCACTCACGCCCGTACCAACAGCCCGGGCCGGGGGGATCTTCCCGCGCCGCGATCGCACCGGCCGCGACCGCCGCGCGGCCTCGGCGCCCGCCGCGCCCGGCCCCGTCACCCCGCGGCCTCAGCGCCCTCCGGACACCAGCAGCGGCGCCCCGCCCCCCGCCGCGGCCCCCGGCAGCGGCGCCAGCTCCGCGAGCAGCCCGCGCCGCGCCAGCTCCGGCGTCACGCCCTCCCCGAACCAGTACGCCTCCTCCAGGTGCGGGTAGCCCGACAGCACGAAGTGCTCGATCCCCAGGGCGTGGTACTCCTCGATCCGGTCGGCGACATCGGCGTGGCTGCCCACCAGCGCGGTCCCGGCCCCACCCCGTACCAGCCCGACCCCCGCCCACAGGTTGGGCGCGATCTCCAGCTGGTCGCGGGTGCCGCCGTGCAGCGCGAGCATCCGCTGCTGGCCGACGGACTCGCTCCTGCCGAGCGCCTTCTGCGCGGCGGCGACCGTCTCCGGGTCGAGGTCGTCCAGCAACCGGTTCGCCGTGGCCCAGGCGTCCTTCGCGGAGTCCCGCGAGATGGTGTGCATCCGGATGCCGAAGCGGACCGTACGGCCCCGCTCCTCCGCGAGCCCCCGGATCCAGTCGATCTTCTCCTTCACCTGCGCCGGGGGCTCGCCCCAGGTCAGGTAGACGTCGGTGTGCGCGGCGGCGACCGGCCCCGCGGCCGCCGAGGAACCCCCGAAGAACACCGGTGGCAGCGGGTCGGGCGGCAGCGCCGTCAGCCCGCCCTCGACCTGGTAGTGCTGCCCGTCGAAGTCGAACGGCTGCCCGCCCCACACCCCCCGTACCACCTGGAGGAACTCCGCCGTCCTGGCGTAGCGCCGGTCGTGGTCGAGGTGGTCGCCGAAGCGCCGCTGCTCGGTGGAGTCGCCGCCGGTCACCACGTTGAGCATCAGCCGGCCGCGGGTGATGCGCTGGTACGTGGACGCCATCTGCGCCGCCAGTACGGGGGAGATCACCCCGGGCCGGAACGCCACCAGGAACTTGAGCCGGTCGGTGTGCTGGGAGAGCGCCACCGTCGTGAGCCAGGCGTCCTCGCACCAGGTGCCCGTGGGCGTCAACACGCCCTCGAAGCCGAGGCGTTCGGCCGCCTTGGCGATCTGCGCCAGGTAGTCGACGTCGGGCGCGCGGATCCCCGTCACGGCGGTGTTCCCCGTGCGGGTGATGCCCCCGTCGGTGTACGCGTGACGGTCCACGAGCGTGCGCCCGTCACCGCCCGTCGGGAGGAACCAGTGCAGGTGGATGCTCATGAGGAGGGGGCCTTTCCGTAGCTGCGCGCCGGGGAGGTCGACGGCGGCAGGTTGTCGTTGAAGCGGCCGTCCACGTAGTCCGCGAAGTCGAAGTGGCGGGGGATCAGCTTCAGATCGGCGAAGGTGTCGGCGATCTGCTGCTCGGAGGCGATCGCATCCTTGTCGAGCGCGACCGGCACCCGGGTGCCGTAACTGCGCTTCACCGCGGCGAGGGCCACGTCGTAGGGCAGCCCGGTGTCCTTCGCCCAGACCTTCGCCCACGCCTCCGGGTGCTCGTACACCCAGTCCTGGGCCCGGCGCAGCCGCGTGATGAGGTCGCCGATCGCCTGTTCCTTCTTCTTGTCCTTGAGCGCGGCGGGCGCGGCGACCTGGACGGTGAGCCCGTTGACCACACCCTGGCCGTTGGTCAGGATCCGGCCCTTGCCACTGCCCAGGACCTGCGAGGTGTACGGATCCCAGACCGCCCAGGCGTCGACCTTGCCGCTGTTGAAGGCGGCGAGCGCGTCGGCGGGCTGGAGCAGGGTCACCTTGATGTCGGAGAGCTTCAGGCCGGCGGCCTTGAGCGACGCGATCAGCTGGAAGTGGGCCGAGCTGCCCTGGGCGACCGCCACCGTCCGGCCCTTGAGGTCGGTGGTCTTCTTGAGGGGCGAGTTCTTGGGGACGAGGATCGCCTCACCGGCGGGGTCGCCGTGCACGGCGGCCACGACCACGATCTTCGACTTGGCACCGGCGGCGAAGACGGGCGGGGTGTTGCCGACCGTACCGATGTCCACCGCACCGGCGTTGACGGCTTCGAGCATCGGGGGTCCTGAGGTGAAGGTGGACCACTTCACCCGGTAGGGGAGGTCCTTCAGTTCCCCGGCGGCGCGCAGGATCGCCTCCGAACCGCCCTTCTGGTCACCGACATTGAGGGTGACCGCTCCCTTGCCGTCGGTGTTGCCGCCACCGCCGAGACCCACACTCGACGCGGTGTTGCCGTCGGTGGAGCAGGCGGAGACGAGGAGGGTGAGGGAGAGGAGGAGGGCGGCGGACAGCCCTCGTCGGTTACGCGGCACGGTTCGTCCCGGGGGTAGCGGCGGGTTCGTCGACGCCCAGCTCGGTGAGCAGGCGGGTGCGCAGGGCGGCGAAGGCGGGGTCGCCGACGGAGCGCGGCCGGTCCAGGGCGATCGGCGTCTCGTACGCGATCACACCGTCACGCATCACCAGGGCGCGGTCGGCGAGCAGCAGCGCCTCCTCCACGTCGTGCGTCACGAGCAGGACGGCGCAGCCGCGCCGCTGCCACAACTCGGCCACCAACTGCTGGGCCTTGATGCGGGTGAGCGCGTCGAGCGCGCCGAACGGCTCGTCGAGCAGGAGCAGATCGGGCTCCCGTACGAGCGCCCTGGCCAGTGAGGCGCGCTGCGCCTCACCGCCGGACAGGGTCTTGGGCCAGGCGCCGGACCGGTGCGCGAGGCCGACCTCCGCCAACGCCTCCTCGGCGACGGCCCGGTCGGGCTTGCCGTCGAGGCCGAGTAGTACGTTGCGCCAGACGCGTTTCCACGGCATCAGCCGCGGCGACTGGAACGCGACCGCGCGCCGCTTCGGCACGAGCACGCTTCCCTCGATGTCGCGGTCGAGCCCGGCCAGGACCCGCAGCAGGGTCGACTTGCCGCAGCCGCTGCGGCCGAGGAGGGCGGTGAACTCGCCCGCGCGGAGGGTGAGATCGAGGTGGTCTATCACCGGCTGGCCGCCGAAGGCACGGGTCAGGCCGGTGACCCGTACGGCGTCGGCGCCGTTCACGGGGGTCACTGGCCCTTGAAGGTGGGTCGCCATTGCAGCAACAGCCTTTCGAGAGTACGGACCACGGCATCGGCGATCAGGCCGAGGAAGGCGTAGACGATCAGGCAGACGACGATGACGTCGGTACGGAAGAAGTCGCGGGCCTGGTTCATGAGGAAGCCGATCCCGGAGTCGGCGTTGATGGTCTCGCCGAAGACCAGGGCCAGCCAGGCGGTGGCGAGCGAGTACCGCAGCCCGGTCATCGCGCCGGGCAGGGCGCCCGGCAGGATGACGTGCCGGACGAGCCCCCACCGTCCCAGCCCCAACGACTGCCCCGCCTCGATGAGTTGCTCGTCGACGCCGCGGATCCCGGCGTACACGTTGAGGTACAGGTGGAAGGCGACACCGAGCGAGATCAGCGCGATCTTCGGCGCCTCGCCGATGCCCAGCCAGATGATGAGGAGCGGGATCAGCCCGATGAACGGCACGGTCCGTAGCATTTGCACGGTCGCGTCGATCAGGTCCTCGCCGAGCCGCGAGAGCCCGGAGGCGAGGGCGAGCGCGACCCCCACGACCCCGCCGATCAGCAGCCCGGCGGCGACCCGCTGGAGCGACACGCCCATGGCGGTCGGCAGGGTGCCGTCCGCCGTCAGGTCACCGGCGGCCCGCGCGATGGTGAGGGGCGAGGCGAGGGTGTCGGCGTGCAGGACCCCGGTCGAGCTGAGCACCTGCCACACGACGAGCAGCAGCAGCGGCCCGACCGTCCTGCGCAGCCAGCGGGGGACGGAACGCAGGGGGGAACGGCCCGCCGAGGCGGCGGCGAGCGTGACGGTCTCCAGTTCGGCGGGCCGGTCCTCGGACGGGGCGCCGGGGAGGTTCGGCGGGGCATGGTCGACGGTCATGGCGGCTCCACGGGAGGTGGGGGAGAGGGCCGGACGCGCGCACGCGTCCACGCGGGCCCGGGCACGCCCGGGCATGACGACGTCAGCGGTCAGCGGGGGAGAGGGCGAGACAGGGCGCCGCGCTCAGGGGACGTCGGCAGGGGACGTCGGTGAGGGGAGGGAAAGAAGGTCAGCAGCCGCGACAACACGCGGCGGAAGCCACCCGCAGCAGGTCGATGTGACCGCGCGTGGTGAGCAGAGCTGAACGCAACATGGCGCAGAACGTAGCGAGCGCTTCCGGACCCGGTCAATGGTGTCTCGGCCCGTGGACGCGTGATCCCGAGGCGTGGGCGGGCAGGATGGACCCATGCCAGACGCCTTCACCACCAGGATCCTGAACGTCACCACCGGCCCGGAAGAGACGGTGTCCGACCTGACGGCCGCCTGCGAACAGTTCCTCCACGACACCGCCGCGGGCCGCGACGGCCTGCTCAACATCTTCGTCCCGCACGCCACGGCGGGCGTGGCGATCATCGAAACGGGGGCCGGCAGCGACGACGACCTGCTGGCGGCCCTGCACACCCTCCTCCCGGCGGACAACCGCTGGCAACACCGCCACGGCACCCCCGGCCACGGCAGGGACCACGTACTCCCGGCCCTGGTCCCCCCACACGCCACCCTCCCGGTCCTGTCCGGCCAACTGGAGCTGGGCACGTGGCAGTCGGTCTGCCTGGTCGACACCAACAAGGACAATCCAACCCGCCAGGTCCGCCTGAGCTTCCTGGGCTGACCAAGATCGCCCAGGTGGTGCCGCGATCCCTCCGTGACCTGCGTGCCATCCAGCGGCGAAATCGTGGGGCTACCGCGAAGACGCGGGCAGCCGGGCGTCCCTCTCCGACCCGGGAACGCTTGGCAGTTCACGGGAGAGCCGCGTCCACCCGGCCGAGGGCGCCAAAGGCGGGCGGCGAGGAAGCACCGCGTCGTGCGGTCGGCGTTCGTCCCCCAACCTCACCGCTGTTTCATCAATGACGACAGAGGGTGTCGGGTTTACGGCCGACGATTGACGCATGCGCGAAACCCCGGAAGAACTCGACAAGCTCCAGTCCCTCCTCGGCTCCTCCCTCTCCGGCTCGACCGCACACCTCCGCTCGATCGTCGAGGGCCGCACCATCACGGCGGCGCAGCTCACCGGGGTCCTCACCGGCATGTGCGCGCTCGCCCTCTCCACGGTGACCGCGAAGGGCGAACCGCGGATCAGCGGCGTCGACGGGCACTTCCTGCACGGTCGGTGGCACTTCGGCACGGCGCGCAACGCCGCCAAGGCCCGTCATCTCGCGGCCCGTCCGGCCGCCAGCGTCGCGCACATGCGCGGCGAGGACCTCGGCGTGTTCACCCACGGCACGGTGGAGGAGCTGAACCCCGAGGGCGCCGAGACCACGGCCGACTGGCAGGAACTCCTCGCCTACTTGCAGGACTTCTACGGCGACGACACCTTCGACTGGAACCGCGAGGTCGTCTACTACCGGCTGAACCCGCACTGGATGACCGTCTACGCCCCCGACCTCGACAAGCTCACCGGCACGTGACGCCGGCGCGCCGTGGCGACCAGATGGATTGCGGCCTCGGTCACCGGCCGGGGTGGGCCGGCTTTCAGAACTGGCAGTAGTACGGGGACCCTCCGTTGGCCAGGTTGGCGTCCCATACCCAGCCGGAACCGGCAATGTACGACCAGGTGTTGCCGAAGCTGTTCGCCACGTAGCACCGCACCACGATCGACCGGCCAGGCGGGTATGAAGTGACCGGGTCGCATTCCCCGTACGGGCCCTTGCGGACAGTGGCGGTCGCGGAGACTGTGTCGGCCGTGCTGTACGGATTGAGAGAGGCGGTCGGGGCATTCAGGTTCCACGGGCAGGCGGCCGCCGCACCAGCGGCGCCGGTCACGGCGACGGCTGGAGCGCCGAGACTGCCCGCGGCGGTCAGCAGCATCGCCGCGAAAGCTGTTCGTGCGAACGCGAGTTTCGGTCCGATCATGATCGTCCCTTCGGATGTTGCCCTCCGCAGGCCCTCGGCGAGGGCCTTGGTGCAGAGACTGCCCGGTCTTCGCCAACGGCCGAAGGCTTTTGCCTCAGGAGGCAAAACCCAACTACCAGGTGCCACCCCTGTCATCTATGACTGACGGTCACTTCGGCTGCTGAGTGTCACCTGTGCGTCGGTCGCTGTAGCGGGCTGCGGGCTCGGAGCCCGAGAAACGGGGGGCGAGGGTCTGCATGTCCGCCCGCAGCTTCGACCAGTCGGAGTCGGGTAGAGACGGTACGGTCACGGTTTCCCCGGCGTCGAGACCGGCGAAGGCCGCGTCCACCGCGTCAGTGACCGACATGACCAACCCGTCAGGTATGTCGGCGAGTTCGAGGCCGGAGCCGTTCCAGAAGCCGGTGCCCGTTGCCCCTGGCATGAAGGTCTGTACGCGTACTCCGGTGCCGGCGAGTTCCTTTGCGAGGGCCTGGGTGAAACTCAGAACGTACGCCTTTGTTCCGCTGTACACGGCGCTGATCGGCAGGACGCCGACCGCCAGAGCGGAGGAGACGTTGACGATGACACCGTCACCCTGAGCGCCGAGCCCGGCGGCCGCCGCGGCTGCCAGCTTCGTGAAGGCGGTCACGTTCAGTTCGATCAGCGCACTCGCAGCGCTCGGATCGATGGTCGCCAACGGTCCGAAGAGCCCCCCGCCCGCGTTGTTGATCAGCACGCGGACCGCTGTGTCGGTACGCAACCGCTCCTCGACGCGGGCAAGTTCAGCGTCCTGGGTCAGGTCGGCGACCAGGACCTCGGCGCGCCTGCCGGTGCGCGCGGTGATGGCGGCGGCCAGGGATTCGAGACGGGCTTTGTCCCGGGCTACCAGGAGCAGGTCGTACCCACGGTCGGCCAACCGCTGAGCGAACACCGCCCCCATGCCTCCGGATGCTCCGGTGACGACGGCGATCTTGCCGGCATGTGTGCTCATGGGAATCTCCATTCGTGCGATGAATCAGAGGAGGCGTGGGCCAGTCATAGGGCCTGGAACGCGTCGTCGGGCCGTTTGTCGACCGTGAACCGCAGCCCCCACAGCCCGATCTCCTTCAGGACGGGCTGGAGCGCGTGGCCGGTCTCGCTCAGCTGGTAGAGGGCGGTGGCGATGGGTGGCGGCGCGTCCTCGCGCGTGATCAGCCCCGCCGCTTCGAGTTCCTTGAGGCGGGTCGACAGGAGGTTCGTCGCGACGCCCGGCAGCCCCCGCTTCAGCTCCGTGAACCGGGACGGGCCCTGCAGCAGCAGCTCCCGGACGATCAGCAGCGTCCAGCGGTCCTCGATGACATCCAGCCCGCGGGCTATCGAGCAGTACTGCCCATAACTACGCATGAATGAAGTCTACAGCAGAAACTAAAGTGGCTGGATGAAAAAGTAAACCGAGTGAGTGTAGTATTTAAACCATGACGCGTACGCCGTCCCAACCGCTCGGGCTCGTCCCCCTGCTTCTGGCGTCGTTCGTGATCAATCTCGACACGGATCCGGAGATCACGGGTTCAGCGGGAGAACTGCAATCCGACAGGGAAATGAGGTGATCGCGATGGTTGATGTACCTGCATTCATCTGGGTGCTCACCCTCGCCGGAATAACAGGACTGACCGGGATGACGAGTTTCGTCCTGTACCGGGGTGCGAAACTCGCGGGGGCCACGCGACGGAGCGCGGTCGGGCTCGGGGCGGCCACGGCTGCCGTGCTCGGTGCCTGGTTCACGGCCACGGGGGTGATCGCGGCGCATGACGGATACCTCTCGGGGCACGGGCACATTTCTTTCCTGCCCTTCGCGTTCGCCGGGTCGCTGATCGCCTTCCTGGCCGCCACCCGGATCCCCCTGGTCTCCCGCGCGCTCCACGCGCCCGGGATGCTGCACCGGCTGGAATGGCCACACGCGTTCCGGGTGGTGGGGGTCGTGTTCCTGATCATGATGGCCCTGGGTCGTCTGCCGGCGCTGTTCGCGCTGCCCGCGGGGCTGGGGGACATCGCGACCGGCATCGCCGCCCCGTTCGTCGCACGCCGCCTCGCCAGGGGCACCGGCCACCGGCTCGCCGTCAGGTTCAACCTCTTCGGCATGCTCGACCTCGTCACGGCACTGACCCTCGCCCTCCTCATGGGCGCCCACGTCATCAACGTGACCCCGTCCGCACGCGCCATCACCGAAGCGCCGATCGCTCTCATCCCCACCGCCGCCGTCCCCCTGCTGCTCACCCTGCACATCACCTCCCTGCGCCGCCTGAGGGCCATCAAGCGGGGACGGAAGGGCACGGCCGGGACCACCACACCGAACGCGGACGTCGCGGTGCCTCACCCCGTGCCGTCGGCCTCGCACAACAACTGAAGGAGCGCGTCATGAAAACACTCATCGTCGGTGCCGGTGCTGTCGGCGGCTTCGTGGGAGGAAGGCTGGTCCAGGCCGGACGGGAGGTGGACTTCCTGGTCCGCCCCGGCCGGGCCGAACACCTCCGGCAGCGGGGCCTGCACATAGTCGAGGGCAACCGGTCGGAGGGGATCGCGGTCAACCCGATCACGGCCGACGCCCTGAAGGAGACGGAAGAACCGTACGATCTCGTGCTGCTCTCCGTGAAGCCGGACGCGCTGTCGGCGGTCATGGACGACATCACGTCGGCCGTCGGCTCGGCCACCGTGCTGGTTCCCTTCCTCAACGGCATGGCACACCTGGAGGAACTCACGGGACGCTTCGGCAAGTCCCTGCTCGGCGGCACCCTCAGGATCGTCACGCAACTCGACGACAACGGGGACATCCGCCAGTACCTTCCCGGCGGGCAGATCGAGATCGGCGAACTCGACGGCAGCAGGACCAGCAGGGTCGAGGAAGTGGCGCGGACCCTGGCCATCCCCGATTTCGACGTCGCTGTGAGCGCTGACATCGTCGGC includes these proteins:
- a CDS encoding ABC transporter substrate-binding protein produces the protein MPRNRRGLSAALLLSLTLLVSACSTDGNTASSVGLGGGGNTDGKGAVTLNVGDQKGGSEAILRAAGELKDLPYRVKWSTFTSGPPMLEAVNAGAVDIGTVGNTPPVFAAGAKSKIVVVAAVHGDPAGEAILVPKNSPLKKTTDLKGRTVAVAQGSSAHFQLIASLKAAGLKLSDIKVTLLQPADALAAFNSGKVDAWAVWDPYTSQVLGSGKGRILTNGQGVVNGLTVQVAAPAALKDKKKEQAIGDLITRLRRAQDWVYEHPEAWAKVWAKDTGLPYDVALAAVKRSYGTRVPVALDKDAIASEQQIADTFADLKLIPRHFDFADYVDGRFNDNLPPSTSPARSYGKAPSS
- a CDS encoding putative leader peptide, producing the protein MLRSALLTTRGHIDLLRVASAACCRGC
- a CDS encoding pyridoxamine 5'-phosphate oxidase family protein, with translation MRETPEELDKLQSLLGSSLSGSTAHLRSIVEGRTITAAQLTGVLTGMCALALSTVTAKGEPRISGVDGHFLHGRWHFGTARNAAKARHLAARPAASVAHMRGEDLGVFTHGTVEELNPEGAETTADWQELLAYLQDFYGDDTFDWNREVVYYRLNPHWMTVYAPDLDKLTGT
- a CDS encoding ABC transporter ATP-binding protein, translating into MATHLQGPVTPVNGADAVRVTGLTRAFGGQPVIDHLDLTLRAGEFTALLGRSGCGKSTLLRVLAGLDRDIEGSVLVPKRRAVAFQSPRLMPWKRVWRNVLLGLDGKPDRAVAEEALAEVGLAHRSGAWPKTLSGGEAQRASLARALVREPDLLLLDEPFGALDALTRIKAQQLVAELWQRRGCAVLLVTHDVEEALLLADRALVMRDGVIAYETPIALDRPRSVGDPAFAALRTRLLTELGVDEPAATPGTNRAA
- a CDS encoding YjbQ family protein, with the protein product MPDAFTTRILNVTTGPEETVSDLTAACEQFLHDTAAGRDGLLNIFVPHATAGVAIIETGAGSDDDLLAALHTLLPADNRWQHRHGTPGHGRDHVLPALVPPHATLPVLSGQLELGTWQSVCLVDTNKDNPTRQVRLSFLG
- a CDS encoding winged helix-turn-helix transcriptional regulator yields the protein MRSYGQYCSIARGLDVIEDRWTLLIVRELLLQGPSRFTELKRGLPGVATNLLSTRLKELEAAGLITREDAPPPIATALYQLSETGHALQPVLKEIGLWGLRFTVDKRPDDAFQAL
- a CDS encoding ABC transporter permease, translating into MTVDHAPPNLPGAPSEDRPAELETVTLAAASAGRSPLRSVPRWLRRTVGPLLLLVVWQVLSSTGVLHADTLASPLTIARAAGDLTADGTLPTAMGVSLQRVAAGLLIGGVVGVALALASGLSRLGEDLIDATVQMLRTVPFIGLIPLLIIWLGIGEAPKIALISLGVAFHLYLNVYAGIRGVDEQLIEAGQSLGLGRWGLVRHVILPGALPGAMTGLRYSLATAWLALVFGETINADSGIGFLMNQARDFFRTDVIVVCLIVYAFLGLIADAVVRTLERLLLQWRPTFKGQ
- a CDS encoding SDR family NAD(P)-dependent oxidoreductase, which codes for MEIPMSTHAGKIAVVTGASGGMGAVFAQRLADRGYDLLLVARDKARLESLAAAITARTGRRAEVLVADLTQDAELARVEERLRTDTAVRVLINNAGGGLFGPLATIDPSAASALIELNVTAFTKLAAAAAAGLGAQGDGVIVNVSSALAVGVLPISAVYSGTKAYVLSFTQALAKELAGTGVRVQTFMPGATGTGFWNGSGLELADIPDGLVMSVTDAVDAAFAGLDAGETVTVPSLPDSDWSKLRADMQTLAPRFSGSEPAARYSDRRTGDTQQPK